A genomic region of Runella rosea contains the following coding sequences:
- a CDS encoding ClpP family protease produces MNHGQEFRKYAVKHLGMSGLTVDGYVNHTVENMTRAIIEERPMNFREVDVFSRLMADRIIFFGMPVDDQIANIVVAQLLFLESADPKKDILMYINSPGGSVYAGMGIYDTMQYVRPDVATVCTSLAASMGAVLLAGGAAGKRAALPHARIMIHQPSGGAQGQSVDIEITAREIVKLREELYEILANHTGQTIQQIEADSDRDKWMRAFEAKEYGLIDEVLTREK; encoded by the coding sequence ATGAATCACGGACAAGAGTTTAGAAAGTACGCAGTTAAACATTTGGGTATGAGTGGCCTTACAGTAGATGGCTACGTAAATCATACCGTTGAAAACATGACGCGCGCCATCATTGAAGAGCGCCCGATGAACTTCCGTGAGGTCGATGTTTTTTCTCGCCTCATGGCCGACCGTATTATCTTTTTTGGAATGCCCGTTGACGACCAAATCGCCAACATTGTGGTAGCTCAATTATTATTTTTGGAATCAGCAGACCCTAAAAAAGATATTCTGATGTACATCAACAGCCCTGGGGGCTCGGTATACGCTGGGATGGGAATTTATGACACCATGCAGTACGTTCGCCCAGATGTAGCCACAGTATGCACCAGCTTGGCGGCTTCGATGGGTGCGGTATTGTTGGCAGGTGGTGCGGCGGGCAAACGTGCGGCACTCCCACACGCCCGTATCATGATTCACCAACCTTCTGGCGGCGCTCAGGGTCAATCTGTTGACATCGAAATCACAGCGCGTGAAATCGTAAAATTACGCGAAGAGCTTTACGAAATTCTGGCCAATCACACTGGTCAAACCATTCAGCAAATCGAGGCAGATTCTGACCGCGACAAATGGATGCGCGCCTTCGAAGCCAAAGAGTACGGCTTAATCGACGAGGTACTGACCAGAGAAAAGTAG